From the genome of Pontibacillus halophilus JSM 076056 = DSM 19796:
ATTGAACTATGATCTCAAAAGCAAGATTTTCTTGTAATATCGATTTACCTCTTTTACCACCTGAATAATATCATTAATCTCAGCTTCAACAATTGAGCGCTCTTCGTGAGTATCAGCCTCAGCCTAAAACACCTCTTATTAAAGAAGGTGTTCGAGAATATTAAATTATTCTTATGTTCTCACAATTATCACTCGTACAAGGTTACAGCTCATTTTTATCTCTACATTTCTTACTCCATATCAAATAGCAGATTGACATGCTGAAGGATAACTATTGTTTGGAACTTCCGGCATAATATCTCGAAACTGAGTCTTCAACTAACCTGCCCTTTACTTAAAGACTCAGTTTCAAGGTAGTTAAATGCTCCATCCCCAACGTCTGAGGGTTGGAATATTTCAAATATCTACAATAAACTTTAACAGAGCCTTTTGTATAAGTAGCCAGGGCATACATTTATAGACTACGATGACAGCGTTCAATATAGTAAGCTAGTACATGAAGCTTTAATAGAGATGATGGGAGAGATTCACTTGAATACTGTTGAAGCACGGCCGTACCCTTTTCCTCCTACCCCAACTTACAGCATATTCTCAGATTTAGATGAAACGTTTTACATTCATAACAAACAAGAGCGCTGTTACTCTTCTATACAATCCTTCGAAGAGACAATGCATACGTTAGCCTTAACACAAGGAGCCCTATTTGGTCTCGTTACAGGAAGTAGCTTGGAATCAGTCCTTGAGAAGCTTTCAATAGGAGGCTATCGCTACGCTCCCCACTTCATTGGTTGTGATTTAGGAACGAGGCTATATTGGGTTAAAGAAGACGGAACATTAGAAGAGGACCTGGGCTTTAAGGAATTGCTAGCACACTTTTCATTTGATGATTCCTTAATCGAACAAATCAAGAGAGAACTAGCACACCAACAAATTGTTCTGACTGAACAAACTCAGTTAGGTTCATCTCCTTACAAGAAGAACTTCTATTACTTCAAAGAACATGATGAATTAGACAAAGAGCGTTTAATGATCATTCGATCGGTAGCGAAGCGACATGGAATCCACTGCAATATCAATCGGTGCAACCCGCTTGCAGGCGACCCAGAAGATGCTTATGATGTCGATTTCATCCCGCTACATACTGGGAAAGATTCAATTGTGAATTATGTGAATCAGAAGTACCGTATCCCCTATGTGAATAGCTTTGCATTTGGAGATAGCGGGAATGATTTAACGATGTTAACAGCTGTCAAACACGGGTATTTAGTAAGAAATGCTACAGAAGAATCTAAGGATGCTCACTCTAAAGTTACCCCATACCCTTATATAGAAGGAATTACCTACATCTTGCGTAACCAATTTGACCTTTAATTGACAACGTTATTAAACGCATGATTGACTTTCTGATGAAACATAGAAGGAAGAAAGGTAGCACCTTTCTGTCGAAAGATGAGGTTTCTTAACAAAGAGAAAGGATTAAATCTCGATCGATTTAATCCTTTAAACCCTACTCTTTAACTGCACCAGAAGTTAGACCGGATACGATTCGTCGTTGGAAAATCAGAACCATAATGACCAATGGTACCGTTACGATAACAGTCGCCGCTGTTATCTCTCCCCATGGGATGGTATATTGCCCTTGAAACATCCCAATGCCTACTGGCACCGTCTTATGACTCTCTGCAGTATTGATGGTTAATGCGAATAAGAACTCATTCCAAGCTGCGATAAAGACAAGGATGGAAGTTGTGAAGATTCCTGGTAAGGCAAGTGGCAAGATAATCTTGTAATACGTCTGCATCATCGAAGCCCCATCCATTCTTGCTGATTCTTCTAAATCGAATGGAATCTTCCTAAAGAAAGCAACGAGCAACCAAATGGATAACGGTAACGCGAAGGTTGTATAAGGAACGATTAATCCCAAATAACTGTTCGTTAAACCTATATTCTTCAAGAAGATATAGATTGGCGAGATGGTTGCGATTTGTGGAAACATCGAAACCGATAAGACAAGACTTAAAATAAACACTTTCCCTCTAAACTGGAGTCGAGCAATGGCGTATGCTGCAAATGCTGCAACGAAAACGGTGTATATCGTCGTAATAGAAGCTACTACGAAACTGTTCCATAAATAGTTAAGAAACGGATAGTTTACAAATACGGATACATAACTTTCGAACGTTGGGTTGCTTGTAAACCAATTGAATGCCTCTTCCCCGAATAATTCTGATAGAGGCTTTACGGAACTTAATAAGACCCATAGGAAAGGAAACATGATGAGAAAGACGAACACGACGAGAAAGATATAAAAGCTGATCCCTGCTTTTTGCTTCATTGTAATTCCCTCCTATTTCTTCACATCATCTGTCAATAAATCAGAACCTAGGAACTTAATGTAGATGGCAGAAATAATGGCGACACATATAAAGACTATGACAGCTAGAGCAGAGCCCTCTCCGAAATTCGTTTGGGAGAACATAAATTTATAGGCCATAACCGAAATAGTTTCAGTCGAATTAGCAGGACCTCCACCCGTAAGGACAAAGATTAAATCGAACACACGAAATGCATCTAACGTACGAAATAGCAACGCGACTAGTAAGCTAGATTTTAACAGCGGCAAGGTAATATGCCAGAACTGTCTCCATTTATTTGCCCCATCAATTGATGCAGCTTCGTATAACCCATTTGGTATTGTCTGTAAGCCTGCTAATAATAGAAGCGCCATATACGGTGTCGTTTTCCATACATCTGAGAAGATTACAGCAAACATAGCACCTGTATCTGTTGTAAGTAACGTGGACATCCGTTCGATTAAACCGATGTCAGAGAAGTATTTCGCTACAATCCCATTCTGACCATCATATAAATATTTCCACATAAGTGCTGAAACCGCAGTTGGGATTGCCCAAGGGATAAGGATAGACGCTCGTACGATCCCTCTACCAAAGAAGGCCTTATTGATTAATAAAGCGATGGCAAGTCCAATAACTAACTCAAATCCTACTGAAATAACGGTGAAGACAATCGTATTCCACAACGCTTGCCACATTCTAATGTTTGTTAATTGATTCTCATAGTGTGATAAACCAATAAAGTTAGGCTCGATAATACTCTCCGTTAAGGCATCGGTGAGACCTGTTAATTTGTCTTCTTGTTGTAGTTCATAATGTTCTGTTAAGAGGTCCATTTCTTCATTGATTTCCTCAATGGTCGTTTCATATGTACGACCAAACTCTCGATTAATTGTAATGTATTTCATCTCATCACTAGGAACCTCAAAGTTCATGAGCATTTCATTCATTGTTTCATAGTTTGCTTCTATTTCAGGAATATCTCTTAGCTGCTGATCCAAATCGACCAATTGTTGTTTAACTCCTGTTAACGATTCTAAAGCTTCGTTCGGAACATCTTGTTGTTGGTCAATTGCTGATAAGATAAATGGTTCATTATTTAAGTATCTTTCTAAATCAAATGTATACGAGTGATGAATCGTTGATTTCGTCGGATCACTCAGTTGGTAATCATGTAGACTAAAATAAAAGGACTGGATGACCGGCCATATTGCAATTACTAGAATTAATGCCAATGATGGTGCGACAAGTAAGAACCCTGCTCGTTGTTCCCTACGCTTTTCTTTGCTCACCTTTCTCATTTAGATCACTCCCTCTATTCACCCTCTGCAATTCGTTTAGAAACCGCTAGCCTCCATGATTCATGAAGGCTAGCTTTACCAAGTGACCTTTATTGCATAACTGCTGTTAACTCTTTCTCCATTGATTCTACAGCCTCTTCCACAGTCATTTCTCCTGCGATTGCTTTTGAGACGTTGATTTGAATAATCTCAGATACTTCTGGATAGTTCGGTGCGACTGGACGACTTACAGCCGCATTTAGACCTTCTACGAAACCTTCTTCAGCAAAGAACGGGTTAGCTTCAAGGATTTCTTCATCCTCAAATAATTCAGGCAAAGTAGGTGCAAGTCCACCGTGGATAGCAGATAACTTCTGACCTTCTGGACCCGTCATAAATTTAAGGAATTCAAATGCCTCTTGTTTATGTTCAGAATGTTTATTGATAGCTGTTTGCCACCCACCTAATGCGGCTGCAGAACCTGCATCGCCAGCTGGTAGTGGTGCAACACCTACGTTTCCTACAATGCTTGATTCGTTCTCATCATTTGCTAGATTCCATTGATAAGGCCAGTTTCGAATAAATGCAGACTGTCCTTCAATGAAAGCTGTGTGAGACTCCGGCTCAGCAAATGTAGTCACGTTCCCAGGCACAAAGTCAGCGGTTGCAAATTCAACTAACTTTTGTAGGCCTTTAATCGTCTCTGGACTATTCACAACGACTTCACCATTCTCATCTAAGAACGAACCGCCATAAGAAGCAATAAATTCTACCGCATTACACACGAGACCTTCGTATTGCTTCGCTTGCATTAAGTATCCAAATTCATTGCCTGCTGCTCCTTGGTTGTCTTTGGCAAGTGTAAGGAGTTCATCCCAAGTTGTTGGAACCTGGTCTTCACTTATGATATCGGTGCGATAGAATAAGAGACCAGTATCAATGAATTTAGGTAATGCCCACTGTTTCCCATTGTATTGAGAGGCAGATAAAGCTCCTTGATTGTAGGCGTTCAAATCCATTCCTTCCTGTTGAATGAATCGGTCAAGTTCTAAAACATAT
Proteins encoded in this window:
- a CDS encoding HAD-IIB family hydrolase encodes the protein MNTVEARPYPFPPTPTYSIFSDLDETFYIHNKQERCYSSIQSFEETMHTLALTQGALFGLVTGSSLESVLEKLSIGGYRYAPHFIGCDLGTRLYWVKEDGTLEEDLGFKELLAHFSFDDSLIEQIKRELAHQQIVLTEQTQLGSSPYKKNFYYFKEHDELDKERLMIIRSVAKRHGIHCNINRCNPLAGDPEDAYDVDFIPLHTGKDSIVNYVNQKYRIPYVNSFAFGDSGNDLTMLTAVKHGYLVRNATEESKDAHSKVTPYPYIEGITYILRNQFDL
- a CDS encoding carbohydrate ABC transporter permease, with protein sequence MKQKAGISFYIFLVVFVFLIMFPFLWVLLSSVKPLSELFGEEAFNWFTSNPTFESYVSVFVNYPFLNYLWNSFVVASITTIYTVFVAAFAAYAIARLQFRGKVFILSLVLSVSMFPQIATISPIYIFLKNIGLTNSYLGLIVPYTTFALPLSIWLLVAFFRKIPFDLEESARMDGASMMQTYYKIILPLALPGIFTTSILVFIAAWNEFLFALTINTAESHKTVPVGIGMFQGQYTIPWGEITAATVIVTVPLVIMVLIFQRRIVSGLTSGAVKE
- a CDS encoding carbohydrate ABC transporter permease, yielding MRKVSKEKRREQRAGFLLVAPSLALILVIAIWPVIQSFYFSLHDYQLSDPTKSTIHHSYTFDLERYLNNEPFILSAIDQQQDVPNEALESLTGVKQQLVDLDQQLRDIPEIEANYETMNEMLMNFEVPSDEMKYITINREFGRTYETTIEEINEEMDLLTEHYELQQEDKLTGLTDALTESIIEPNFIGLSHYENQLTNIRMWQALWNTIVFTVISVGFELVIGLAIALLINKAFFGRGIVRASILIPWAIPTAVSALMWKYLYDGQNGIVAKYFSDIGLIERMSTLLTTDTGAMFAVIFSDVWKTTPYMALLLLAGLQTIPNGLYEAASIDGANKWRQFWHITLPLLKSSLLVALLFRTLDAFRVFDLIFVLTGGGPANSTETISVMAYKFMFSQTNFGEGSALAVIVFICVAIISAIYIKFLGSDLLTDDVKK
- a CDS encoding ABC transporter substrate-binding protein; protein product: MKVKHLWFLFISLFLVVLVACSNGEEDASTNEDSTGDTNTSLTTDENAEDTNDEVVTLVYARGADSTNATDKIVEEFNKLHPNIQVEFREMPADTGQQHDAYVTMFNAGSSEIDVMDLDVIWPAEFAQAGYVLELDRFIQQEGMDLNAYNQGALSASQYNGKQWALPKFIDTGLLFYRTDIISEDQVPTTWDELLTLAKDNQGAAGNEFGYLMQAKQYEGLVCNAVEFIASYGGSFLDENGEVVVNSPETIKGLQKLVEFATADFVPGNVTTFAEPESHTAFIEGQSAFIRNWPYQWNLANDENESSIVGNVGVAPLPAGDAGSAAALGGWQTAINKHSEHKQEAFEFLKFMTGPEGQKLSAIHGGLAPTLPELFEDEEILEANPFFAEEGFVEGLNAAVSRPVAPNYPEVSEIIQINVSKAIAGEMTVEEAVESMEKELTAVMQ